TAGGGagaatgaaaatatattaataaataattattatatcaaTAGAGGAATGTATAAATTAATGCTGCTTTGAAATAACACtacttttattaattttgtttcctCCCAAGCTATTAAAATAGCTAGCAGCCAAGAAATTAATAATTCCATGTAAAAGCATTATTCCACTATTGAGTGGGATGATTCATTCTTTGTCATCTTTCCAATGTGTTAACTATATATTCAAGATATCCCATTATTGCTTTCTCTGATTAATTTTGTTCCAAGCATTTGATTTTAGGGctttgttacatacagtcgccagatgcagtcggcgtgtagtcggctgtacagaatgaataaaaaaaaattataattttttttttttttttatattcaagggtacctacatgaattataaaaagttataaaaataatttttttttttcatgtaggtatcgtattaattttttttttacagtcgactgcacgccgactgcatctgccgactgcaaaaagtatttctcttgattttaatGGTCAAAGGGGGGTCGAAAAGAAGTCGCGGGTTTTGATCAGGAATACCAAAGGATTATTATTTCGGTGATTTTGTTTCTTCATGAACCCGATCGAGCATTATACTTAGAAACAAACCATATAGATAAAGTTAATGATCATTATTCATCTCTACTACTTATGGGCATGTTTCTTTATTGAGAATGGctacatacataaaaaaaaatattaaagtaaattaataaattgatatgattttataaaatttgttagatctattttataatatgatgtatTACATTAAATCACATcgacttgtgagtttatttttatatattctttttgtgtctaaagtatttaattttatttgtaagaaGAATTAAAGCTTGGATCTATGCATATATTGATTATTGATTAATATATccgaagtttttttttttaaaaaaatgttcaaattttatatatttcactttttttttttttttttatcaaatttaaatATCTAGTTTTGATTGGAAAAAGAAAGCATAAAAAAGCGAAAAAGGTTAAGGGtagtattttaaatttaaccTTTGAAAAAGTTGCCTTCATCAGATCCTCTCCGTACATATAAAGGATGatcagaaaaaagaaattgtggTCACAATGTGGCCATGCATGCCACTAACGCACACAACAACACACACCACAATCATGCATGATTGCTCATTTAACttgtgcttaatttccattttcctttgatCCACATAACCAAATTAAAGTCAGCGAACTATGAATATCGTTTAAGCTGTGGTGCTGTCGGTCCACGTAAGACTGTTggtttcttaaattttatatttatttaaatagttGGTCAGTCAACCAAtggtattaaattttatttttattacaattaaaagaaaaaaacccacGATTCTGAATAATTTGTTGCCTGCTCTAATTTTTACGTAGAAATGCATGCCCTCAGTAAATTAAAGATATATGTTAGTGTGAAAAGCATGCATCCATGCATGAAGATTAATATGGAGGAGGCCAGAGTTGACATGATGATCAAGCTAGCTAGCGGCTTTTGCATGCGCTAACAAATATCTGTATAGATAGtgaacgtatatatatatatatagttaattaaattaatgggtttttaatattaattatataattaatcgcACCATGTTGATGATCAAATCACTATATTATATGCGAAAGGAAGGAAATTAAAtggaaattattctttttaGAGCTTAGCTAGCTAGTGGGCTTGCGCGCGCGTGACGAAGCAGTACTTGCAATTGATCTTTCTAATGAATAATGATCAGCATTAAAATCCTGAAAAGTGATGATCATACACTTTTACCAACACTATCGATTAGCTAGCTAGATCAGTAGTTTCCTAAATAATATCTTCCAAGAAATCAAAGAAtgttctactctctctctctctctctctctctgatctctctctctctctctctaataatTAAGCTCTCAAATCACCTCATGAATATCATGAGCAAGCTTAGCATGAATGGGTATTACGTTGCTGTTAGTCGCTCatgtaatattagttttttgcCTTATCACAGCTCAATGAATTAGGGCCGGGATGCTTTAAATTTGCATGTATTCTGTCGTCATCATCATTACTAATGGAAACGTTAGAAATTAAGTTCCCCCCCACCCAATTTTCCATAGTTTCAgtctacgtacgtacgtggaCCCGATCGAATTTGAACGCTATTTctattattctatatattatgATCTGTTAAGTTCTGTTAATCATTAAAGGGAGCCTAGAACTTTATGCATGAGATAAAAGTCAcctcttatttatatataaacttgaCATTTCAAATAAATCagaatctaaaataataatgatatatatatatatatatatatgatgatctGAATTGCGAGTTCTTGCTTTCTAGCTACTTCAGTACTATTATGCTACGTACTTggattttgtgtttttgttaaAAGTTTCTTTGAGAGAATCATCGCACCAGGATATATATCAAATAAAGACAGCAGTACATGATGATCATGCATGCTCTTGATCTCAATTCTCAACATCATTAGGACTCATGCTCAGAAAggaaaatactaataataatataatattaaatcctAACCCTACCCAATTAACGAAACCCCAAAAAAATTCCAAGGTACTGCGTACAACCCTAAATCAAGGAAGCATATCTCCTACATACCATACCATTAGTTAATGGCTGAAAACACTGCCCACCAGCTTTCCTGTCCCGCTTTATAAAAAAGCAAAAGCAGCTAGCTAGGGAATAAGATCGAAATACTAAATACATGAAACGAGAAAGCAAATTATATAAGGAGGAAACATATGCAAAGCGTTTCTGAACCCCACCtctataaaaaaatcttaaaagatCAAAACTACTTTAGTTTCTTCAACACAGCAAACAGCTAGCACTCTCAATGCTTTTTCAAAGGCTTGTTTGGTGCACATACTAGGAAAGATGACAAAGTGAGGAAAGAAAGTTATTAAAAGAGCAAAAGAAGGAAGGGAAAGTAAAggaatttttttccttcttttatagTTCTCTTGAAGCTGGGCATCGATTGAAGTGTTTTACAGACGGCCAACAGTAGCACAGCAAATGATGGCCGGAAACCCTAACTGGTGGAGCATTCATCCACCATCTCTCTTTCCTCAATATGCGCTTGgatcttcttcactttctttAAATCCTTTGGCAGATAACCAAGAGCCTCAGCAGCCATGGAGCCAACTGCAATTGTAAACCCCCGGCCCCCTCTATCTCTCTCCCCTTGAATTTCTGCTTGTTTGTTATCATCATGTGTAAATCCCCTTAATTAGTTCTTATATGATTTGGTAggactttttattaaaatatgcaTGAAGGAATGATTATGTtctcaagtttttgctaaacgTAAAAACTTTTGACTTTCATGGGTTTTTGATCCAGAGACAGCTCGTGTTTCACTCAGCGCTTACTATTTATTCTTCTGCTTATCAAGCTTCAGTTCTTAGGTTTTGATTTatgtaatgaaatgatttgggGATGAGTTTCATTTTAACTAGTGATTGTTATGATCCAGAGCAAAATTTTCGGCAGGCGATGACGAAAGGTTTGGTCTGAGTTATTTGCAGAATAAAAAGTTAGAAAATTGGGAGGAGCAAATCTTAAATCCGTCTCCAAGGGTACCTGTTCTTGATGTAATTCTAAAGCAAGAGGTTTCCCAAAACAACAACTTCTACGGTCATGGAGAGGAAGAATTTCACGCACCTAGATCATCAGCTTGGTCACAGATCATGCCAGTTTCTTCCCCGAGGTCATATGTCACTAGTTCCACTAATAACCATATATTTGACTTCTCTTATAACAAGGTGAAAGGCAGAAATCAACATCCAGATCATCCATCTGAGGTAAGAGAGatttgtttgattctttttctgtAAAACTTATTTATAATCCATTACTAAGAGTACTATATTTTTCTTGGCACTAAGAGTACTACAAATCGATTTACCGAACCATATTTTCTGATCTGTTTCTTCCTTTCACTAGAGTGCTAGCACAACCGCCGGTGGGATATTTAAGAAGGCTAGGATTCATTCCCCTTCAAGCCAACCACCTCTTAAGGTGACGATGTCACtgtcatgtgtgtgtgtgtctgttTGTGTAAATTCTTGTGCCTGTGTGtgtcaaatttcttgattgCCAATTTTCTTAAGCGCGCATGTTTTATTCTTCTGCTTGTAAGTGGTTATAACCATCCATCAGCATAcggagggagaaaaaaaaagaggagaagaagaaagatgatAAGAAAACAACATGCATGGAATGATAGCTACTACATTTACATCCCTCCTACTAGATAGTTTAACAAAGCAAAGTGATATTGTAGTTTCCCTCGTGTTTATTGTCAAGCAGGTGAGAAAGGAGAAGCTAGGTGATAAAATAACAGCACTTCACCAGCTAGTTTCCCCATTCGGAAAGGTAAAACAAACGTCAACACACCCTTTAGCCACGTCCTGAACACAATGTAAAGAGAGAACTTTTCCTTATACATGATTTCAAATTGCTCTTATtgcttctctgtttttttttttcctctcttttcttttgggtttctttttTCACATTAAAGTTAAAGATCGTAAAGATGACTTGCGGTGTTGTGGTGTGTTTCCCTTTTGCAGACTGACACTGCTTCTGTTTTGTTAGAAGCAATGGGGTATATCAGATTCCTTCTGGGTCAAATTGAGGTGATGTTCcttcttcatattattttatactctGAAAGCTGCGACTCAGAAACAGTGAGAGCATGCAGTTAAAGTTTCAATTATTAATATTGCTTTTCCTATACATTCTTTAGTTATGGaagttataaattttattctctcTGCCCGGAATGCAGGCTCTCAGCTCCCCTTACTTGGGCAATACATCAAAAGACCCGACGAACCAGCAGTGTGTAAGTACTCGTATATGTTTACCATTTTCCATTTTCCCAAAAGCCTAACTaaaactctctatctctctctcatggaCGCACGCACAGACAAACTCGCATCCCCACAcccatacatacacgcacagaCAAAGTAGCTAGCTAGCCAGGCACATATTTCAGAAAGCATATCATGTGACATGAAGTCTTTATTATCATACAAAAATGATGAGAGAAAATTTGTGTTAGGTTCAAGGAGAAAgaaattgtatatttaattGTAGCAGCATGCTTTATTGGATCCAACACCCTCCTCAAAAGCAAGTAGAGGAGGCTTTGCCATTGGAAAGCATCTTAATTATGAACTTAAatatccattaaaaaaaagcGTTGAAAGAACAAGGTCCTCACCTTTAGAAAACTTACTTTATTAACAAAGGTTGAATAAAAGTATCATTTGTGGCTGCCTAATTACTTTAGAATCATGAAAggctagagaaaaaaaatatagaaaatactacTTACATGACCTGGCCTCCCCCTTTTTGGCCCATATAGCTGGTGAATTGCTGCCTGAAAACGAAGCAGCTGGGAGCTGCTAACCAGTCAATATTCTTTCGTTTGATATAAAATTAACCTGTCTCCTGAAATTATGATCATCAGTTTCCTCTTCATTTGATTTTGACTAACTGTTCTTTTAGAGTTTATCTAGCATCTTACATGTCATTATTAGCATATCCAATTGATTGCATGCACGGAACTTTCGCATAAATTGGTGCCCAAGATACATAACTTAAGtccttagattttttttatttacaaaacaGAATGGCTAGTTAAACATAAAAGAAGAGATCAAGAACTGGAAATTAATATCCCTGTTAATTAAGACCTATGTACGTATCGCCAATATCGATCGGGACTctcaacattaatatataattcttttatatgttgatgatatgatCTGCATGCAGGATACCCAAGATCATCTAATTAATCAGCCAAAGGACCTAAGGAGTAGAGGGTTGTGCTTGGTTCCTATGTCTTGCACCCAGCACGTAGGAAGTGAGAATGGTGCTGATTATTGGGCTCCGACTTTCGGCAGTGGGTTTTGAGATCAGATATATAGGAAGCGTACGCACGTGTACctggtgcatgcatgcatgcatgcattgagCTTAATTATAATTAACGTGGAATTAATGATATAACATCATGCGAAGTTAGTCGGCCTCCAATAATCTAAGGCTGCGTACTTCTCGTAATGCTATGCATTAATTTTACATTCGCGCCAAGAGTTAACTCAGTACTTTAGCAGTACTAGCTACTTCCAGTAAACACTTAATTTCCAGTGTAATCTCTAATTTCAGACGattaagctatatatatagctagtatCTTAATTTTCCTTGAAGTTGAAGCcatattgtataatatatataggatacaagctatatatataataggctTCGGGAATGCGGAATTCTCAGTCGGTATTTTGttagaagagaaatgatatttacagttgtggttgtgcaagcgtcGCGcagtctttttgaaaaaaatgaattgatatggaatctacataaaaaaaaaaaactaactttttaatcgtagaccccactctttttcaaaacgagtGCGCGACATTTGCACAATTCATAACTTTATGTATTATTACTCTTTGTTGGAATTAGATCAATGATCTTTATGTATTATTACTCTTTGTTGGAATTAGATCAATGACCTGATCTTGCTCTTACTCCATTGATTtcttttatatgttatattattcattttttaattaatttcttccATGAATGCGAAGCTGGAAAAGTATATATCGtactcatgtatatatatagtccatCAGCATAAAGTGAATAGttccttaattaattatttaattagtaCTGGAATAAAATCATCATCTTTAAATGATATAGGACCAAAAAATAGTTTAAGATCAGATCGggaactagctagctagctagcaagaatcagattaaaaaaaaaaaaaaaagatgtctAGACATAAGATTTctgttcttatttttttcacagAAATTAAATAGAAACTCCCTAGAATCTAACAGAGATTAAAGAAAAGGATACAAAAATTTTGAGCCTTGATCGAACATAGTGGGCTagctattaatttaattagctttgataaagaaaaaaaaaattgttgtgtcAAGTTTATTGTGTAAACATAACGTACGTCGGGCCTATATATAGATTACAAGAACCTTCGTAATTATCAGCGATTGACCAGGCATCCAGAAAACCAAATCTCTGATCAATAACAAACTTTTATacttaaactcaaaattaaacAAGATCTCGTGCGTAGTTACCAAGTATTATTAACTTTTGATCATTAAATCGCTCATTAATGGAGTTCTAGACACAGTTagcaatctttttataacttaaAACCTTCGATCGTGGTTATTaatcaaatgaaaaaatgatCACATGagtcctagctagctagttagaTCTCGGTCTTTCTCaagtatatttaattataatgaatGATCAGAAGTGTTATTTGAAAGCTTTTACATTAAACACCATTCATATGATATGATTtcatttgtaagatttaaaatttaaaatttatcttctgaATTAAATCATGCCACGTATATGGATATTTAATGTGAAAgctttgaaatataattatttttattattcttcgGGAAGTAACCAATAAAAGCCGAAGGAATTGGTTAAGTATATATGCTTAGAGTCTCTTTAGAATTGAGTTTGAAAGcttaaaaagtgtttttaaatgtttaaaaacttttttaaagaaaaaatgatatgtttggtaaatttataaaatatactttaatcacttaaaaaagctgaaaatctatttttttaaaaagcaccaaattgaaacttttatcGAAAAGTTCCTGCAAATAActgtatatttaaaaataataatattacaaaattcaaAAGTACTTTAGAAATatggttaccaaacagtaaatgactttttaataatagaacttgttatttaaattataagctataagcatcaaagttataagttatatttctcaccgcaatcccaaacatacacttactataagaaaaaaatcgCCTCAAGTTGTTGTCTAAATTTGAGTATTTCAAGTGAAAGAGAGACAACTAAACACATAAAGTGCACATGCAACTAAATTCTTCTATATGTCTATTTGGGATaacattaaatgaaaaataaatagtactGTAGGCCTCAATTTATCATTATGCATCTGTATCTCCCACTTGAGATCAAGTCCGaacaagaatttgaagaagactCGGCAAGCAAAAAGATCATCTCTAGATGTTGGAAAAGATAAGAGAAGATACTAGGCATTAACGATGTAAGAAAAATACTGCTAGATGCTTCTTGCATGTGTTTGCAACTTTATTTAGTTCTAATTCCTTCAAGTTGGAGATGCTTGCTTTAAGACAGAAGTTGCAACCTTGAGTACCGTTCTGAGTTTTATTCTTTGAGCTggttatatgcatgcatgcccacTTTGCCTTTCCCTTTTTCAACAGATTAGGTATAAAACTCTAGTTTGAACCTCAGGTAGTCTAGTCTATGATCTCCTTAATATCTTTGTTGCATCCCTCCCCGCCGTTATATTGATTCGATTCTTCTGCATATATGATGTATGACGAGCTCATATGACTAGGGCtgtatacatatacatatacatacatacatacatacatacatacatgtaatatatatgtgtgtgtgtgtgtgtgtatgaacACTCAGAGAAAGAccttttactattattattactattgtCAAAGCTGGGAAAGGAGGTCATGTAGGAATCCCTGCATCATGATTCCACAAAACCCTGCATGAATAAAACAACACACGTATGCTTTTACGTGAGGTTGTGTTGTTTTCAATCTTCTTGCTGCAATATTCCTTTTTCATGTTAGCGAGGAACTTTCTGTGAGAACTCATCATAGCTGTAGTACTCCTTGTTGTTTTTTCCTCAGCCAGTTTTTCTTACTGGAAAAGTCGGATAATGCaatgaagcatgcatgcattagaGCTAGCTAGAGACTCATTGCCAGACAACTTATTATGCTGCATCAATGTGCATGCTTATCTGGACCCCATTGGCCGGGCCTTTCCGGAGCCACTTTTGTGTAGACTACACTAGAGTATATGTGGCCCGCGCTCGCCCTCTCCTACGCTCCTCGATTCGGCCTGTGGCACCATCGTAAGCCTGACGTTATATATAGCATCAGAATCCTAGCTATATTGTTTTTCCAAGATggttttcttaaaataaaattattcgaaTTTTTACTCAAAATTTAGGGTATCAAGTGCCAAGAGAAATAAGAGTACATATAAAATCAGACAATAACTTAGAATTGCGAAGAGACCTTGatatgattttctataatttttttatgattctaTTTAAAGGAGCACAATATAActgaagagaaataatatttgtagttataaAGTACGCAAGCGCCACatatttcttctaaaaaaagtgaattaatataggacttacaggaaaaaattaatttcttaatagtgaactttactattttttaaaaagagtgcaTAATGCTTGCATAATTTAtgattgtatataacattactcattgtGAAATGGAAAGCTCATAACTTCTTAGAGGGTCGTAGTCCTTGAAAAGCACATGCACTAGTATTAAACTAACGAGTGATTATATCCacacaaaatattttacaacatatttcataacatatgttttaaaataatgatatttttattaagtgaTGTAACTGttacttttataagatattttaaaaaaagtgatgttGTGAAAAGTGATATGTGTTTATCATTGTTCTTATAAGAAAATAAGAGTTAGGGCATGGGTGCCTGTACCATCACACGTGCACCCAGtgttttccaaaaaataattggaACTCATGCATGAGGAAAGTGATGTCATGGCTGTAAACATTAGTCTTGCGTGCTCTAGCTTGAACAACTCCTAAAGTTGGCTAAGTGGTAAAAGTCTTACTCTGGGGTGTGCTCTTCTCAAatttaaggttcaaatccctttAAGtgctaataaataaataaataaataaaaaggagagagaattttgTTAACTTGAATGACATTAAGccatttcaaattattattctttcaacgttgtattaataattactgCTTGAGAATGAGAAAATAATTAGTCATGGATTCGAGTTTCATTGAGTTTTGATCTAGAATATaagagatatatataaattcataaaatgagtctcgtaatatttataattataaacacATTTTTTGAGAGTATTAAATATGGTGAGACTCACTTTACGCATCTATCTCATTCTCACTAAAAATCCTAAcaacaaaaacattaaaaaatacaagTACGTTGCCATAATTTTTAGCAATTAGATTGAGAAGTCTACGACAAGATCCATGGGATCTTAAATTTAGCATGACGCTGGCCCTTACGCAAGAGCTGACCAGAGTCGGATCACTGCTTAAAATTTGTGTACCTGAGAGGGCACCCAGCAATCCTTTGAAAATAAAGCTGGTACAAGCCCACAATGGGGGGAAGCTGGACCAAGCATCCGCTACTGAACAAGGCCCGTCTAGAGTCAGCCTTGTAGCTAACGGGCCTCCTTTTGATCGATATTTCCTGAAATTCCACATTATGTATCATGTATGCATTATGCATTGCATTGCCATAGTCCGCGGTATAAACGGTTAGGTTTcttaacttattttaaaatattttaaatttattggtaatttaattacatatatcatttttcattaatgacaaaatctatttaatttttatttaataataacacAAATAGGGAGtgaataatttgattttataagactaattttcatttaataaaaatacgtGAAATAGTTGGGATGCCACGCCATAGGAGTCAAGCTCTATACTTTTGCAGAGACTCAATTGTTCAACATCTTCTTGCAGTAAGTCGTGGAATTGCATGAAATGAGAGCGAAGAACCAAATGATCATGGAATGCATACAAGCTTGGAAACATGACCACTGAATGGTATTTATCCATGCCTTTGCGATGCAGCAATCGCCTCTACTATAATTCTGGCACCTACTATCCACAAGTCCAAAAGGTGCAATTTCATTGTGCTGATTAGAAGAACCAAAGAGTTGTGGGTGGTGAAGTTAGGCCATTATGGAAGACATAACATTAAAGCTgagcaaaaaactaaaaagaaaacctATTCTGGAATcaaatatatggtataaaaagcatatatttctattttatctGCATCTTCACTGAGGTTTCTTATCTGTTCAAGattattcttataattaatGATCACCTTCTTGTAAATAACTGAATCCGAAAACCGAATGTGATATGCATGATTTATGATCTCCAGTCTATATTCGTTTACTGCTCGGCTGCCAGCAGTTTCTTCAACTCTTTTTTATTCACCTGGAATCAAACATTAAGGGAAGTCTTAACAATAAAATTGTTACAAAACCCTTTCATGGAAAGATATGGAAATGAGACTATTTTCTTCTATTGCAAAACAACAATGTGAAAGCAATTCACCTTTCCCATAGCATTACGAGGCAGCGCCTCCCATAGGAACAAGCGGGTTGGTAGCTGGAGAGAGTTTAAAGAATCAGCTAACAGAAAGGCATGTCATTTAAATCTAGTAGATGTAATTGAATAATATATAAGACATATTTACGCATCAAAATCCAAATCAAGTTGTCTCTACTTCTGAAGAGGTACAATATGATCACATACCACCTGGCATTAAGGACGTGGTTGCCAATCAAATCAAATTGAGTAATGCTATTAACTACACCAGTATCTCACTTTCATTCTACTTTGTAAATGTGGCATTGTCCATCAACCTGGaatcttctcttatttttttaaaaagaattcaaaGTTTGATGGGCACTACCACCCCATCATAGTGGGATAAGAATGGATTTGGTACGTAGAATTTTCCTTGCTTGATATATCCATATGAAGGAGGGGAGTAGTGAAAGATGGTTAGGCATGCCATGATACCTTGTATGGTGCAAGTTTTTCTTTAGCCCAAGAGCAGAGTTCCTCCAAGGTTACCGCAGGTTTCAAATTTTCCTCCTGTATTTTCTTTGTGTTTGCATCAGGCACAATAATTGCACAGACAGCTTCTCCGTAATCTTTGTCTGGTAAGCCCAACACACAACATTCTGTGACAGCTGGATGCTGCACAAGAGTTTGTCATCGTGATTGTCACTTGATTTATTCAATCacttctcaattttcttccGCTTTTGTAAGTTTTTAATCAAGAGTTAAGAACTCCAGACAAACAAATAGTAATATGTGATGATGAAAGAAAATGGACATTCAGGACTACAGTATAAGACCAAAGAGGATGAGAACTACGTGCCTCCAAAATGACTGATTCAATTTCTAGAGCAGATAATTTGTATCCGCCAACCTTCATAATATCAGCACTTGTACCTGATATTCACACACAAGAAATATTGCAGCTCATACACTAATCTCTGGTTTATGGAAATAATATACAAAACTGCAAGTGGATCCcataacatataaaaaataataggtgTTTCAACTGCAATTCACATGAAAGTCATATTCAATGTAGGATGGGAAAGGGAAGTGGctttgtgcatattttatgcTGAGCTAAAAGAGGCAACATTTGTGTTCATTTTTCATCAGTACCAGGCCCATGACTATACTGCACACGCACTGcattggaccaaaaaaaaaagtatcaagcATCTCTTGGGTCTTATCAACTCCTTCCTTCCTCTAATTACTAAGAAAAAGAGGACCCATGTGTGCCGATGGCTATCTTGGAAATTAAAGTACTCCTTTTACTTaccaaagcaataaaaaaatcattagatCTCAACTAAAAAGCCTGTCCCATGCATAATCtgtgagatgaaaattgaaaagaaaataatattttcttacgCCCCAAAATGACATAGTATCCATCTTCATCCACTTTACCAGCATCTCCAGTCCTAAAGAAGCCACCGTCAATAAATGATTCCTTAGTTACCTATACAGCACCAAAGAGAACTTGCATGAGGCACAACTCATATTTCATTGTCGTTAAAACTCCTAGGGTGCTAAACCATATTTTATCCTCTAATCCATTCAAATGATCTCACAGACGTGTAGAATAAAACTCTGAGGTGGCATGACGTCTAGGCTATAGGTTATCTAGTCAGTAAAACTTCTACATTAGCGTCAAAAACTATGATAATATGATCATATACCCAACTCTAAAGCATTAATCAGACTTATGAGCACTGTAGCACATAGGGCATATGACATCACACTGATTAGATTTAGACTTCCACAGGggaaaaaatcaaccaaaaaaaaaaaaaaaagcatacagATTTATAAAAGTCAAAGAACATGTACTTTTCTGTTTAAGTAGTAAGAATGAATctgataaaaaaacaaaaaaataacactTTAGGTAAGTAATTGAATGTTCAAATATAGTGTATACTGTGTATTATTGTAAAGACAGAATAGACATGGGCAAGAAGCTGTGTGAATGAGCTCCAACTTAAACGATACCTTCTCCTCCCATAGCCCGTATGAGTAGGGTGGAGGGTGCGGTCATGGG
This genomic interval from Carya illinoinensis cultivar Pawnee chromosome 2, C.illinoinensisPawnee_v1, whole genome shotgun sequence contains the following:
- the LOC122301029 gene encoding transcription factor bHLH68-like isoform X1 — translated: MMAGNPNWWSIHPPSLFPQYALGSSSLSLNPLADNQEPQQPWSQLQLAKFSAGDDERFGLSYLQNKKLENWEEQILNPSPRVPVLDVILKQEVSQNNNFYGHGEEEFHAPRSSAWSQIMPVSSPRSYVTSSTNNHIFDFSYNKVKGRNQHPDHPSESASTTAGGIFKKARIHSPSSQPPLKVRKEKLGDKITALHQLVSPFGKTDTASVLLEAMGYIRFLLGQIEALSSPYLGNTSKDPTNQQCDTQDHLINQPKDLRSRGLCLVPMSCTQHVGSENGADYWAPTFGSGF
- the LOC122301029 gene encoding transcription factor bHLH68-like isoform X2, which encodes MEPTAINKKLENWEEQILNPSPRVPVLDVILKQEVSQNNNFYGHGEEEFHAPRSSAWSQIMPVSSPRSYVTSSTNNHIFDFSYNKVKGRNQHPDHPSESASTTAGGIFKKARIHSPSSQPPLKVRKEKLGDKITALHQLVSPFGKTDTASVLLEAMGYIRFLLGQIEALSSPYLGNTSKDPTNQQCDTQDHLINQPKDLRSRGLCLVPMSCTQHVGSENGADYWAPTFGSGF